In Salvelinus fontinalis isolate EN_2023a unplaced genomic scaffold, ASM2944872v1 scaffold_0150, whole genome shotgun sequence, a single genomic region encodes these proteins:
- the LOC129843509 gene encoding variable charge X-linked protein 3B-like: MAMSDVEQVETEVEQVQTQVEEVETQLEQVETQVEQVETQVEQVETQVEQVEIQVEQVESQVEQVETQVEQVESQVDQESQVEQVETLVEQVESQVEQVETQVEQVESQVEQVETQVEQVETQVEQVETEVEQIETQVE; the protein is encoded by the exons ATGGCTATGAGCGAC gtagaacaggtcgagaccgagGTAGAACAGGTCCAGACCCAGGTAGAAGAGGTGGAGACCCagttagaacaggtggagacccaggtagaacaggtggagacccaggtagaacaggtcgagacccaagtAGAACAGGTAGAgatccaggtagaacaggtggagtcccaggtagaacaggtggagacccaggtagaacaggtggagtcccaggtagatcag gagtcccaggtagaacaggtcgagaccctggtagaacaggtggagtcccaggtagaacaggtcgagacccaggtagaacaggtcgagtcacaggtagaacaggtggagacccaggtagaacaggtggagacccaggtagaacaggtcgagaccgagGTAGAACAgatcgagacccaggtagaataG
- the LOC129843508 gene encoding DNA-binding protein inhibitor ID-4-like: MKATTSVRFQKDTSSSGGDELSLHYLSDHSLNIARSRLQEEEQLCPQDDMNHCYSRLKRLVPTIPRHKKVSKVEILQHVIDYILDLQLALETHPSLLKQQTGTCPPHPASNRTPLTVLNTDHQRMSTGQ, from the exons ATGAAGGCTACTACTTCCGTCCGCTTCCAGAAGGATACCTCAAGCAGCGGCGGCGACGAGCTTTCGTTACACTACCTCTCGGATCACAGCCTGAACATCGCCCGGTCTCGGTTGCAGGAAGAAGAGCAGCTGTGTCCGCAGGACGATATGAACCACTGTTACAGTCGCCTGAAGCGCCTCGTACCCACCATACCGCGGCATAAGAAAGTCAGCAAAGTGGAGATCCTTCAGCACGTCATAGATTACATCCTGGACCTGCAGCTAGCGCTAGAGACGCACCCTTCTCTCCTGAAACAACAGACCGGGACATGCCCGCCGCACCCCGCCTCTAACCGGACACCACTAACGGTTCTCAACACAGACCACCAG AGGATGTCAACAGGCCAATAG